From a single Okeanomitos corallinicola TIOX110 genomic region:
- a CDS encoding glycosyltransferase family 4 protein, with the protein MRIIHILNHIQEIGNGIVNVSVDLACLQSKSGYDVAVISSGGEYEQLLSKFGVKHYRLNQERQFINIIKAAINYRKIIQEFQPDIVHAHMMTGIVLARTLKIKNKYKVISTVHNEFQRASVLMGLADRVIAVSEAVKNSMIERGIPENKLCVVRNGTLGSPRTRNITDYQPLKLEHPAIATVAGMYKRKGVTELITAFEKIAGEFPTAHLYLVGNGPDKELFIEQAKSTSVADRIHFEGFQPEPQQYLLGCDIFVLASHRDPCPLVISEAREAGAAIVATQVDGIPEALDYGKAGVLVPSHNSQALAEALKDLLSNSDILQKWKYNAQENLAELNVARVNREVLSIYHDLFN; encoded by the coding sequence ATGCGAATTATACACATACTGAATCATATTCAGGAAATAGGTAATGGTATCGTGAATGTGTCTGTTGATCTAGCTTGTTTACAGTCTAAATCTGGTTATGATGTTGCAGTAATTTCATCTGGTGGTGAATATGAACAATTACTCAGTAAATTTGGTGTTAAACACTACAGATTAAACCAAGAACGCCAGTTCATTAATATCATTAAGGCAGCGATAAATTATCGAAAGATTATCCAAGAATTCCAACCAGATATTGTTCATGCTCACATGATGACGGGAATAGTTTTAGCACGTACACTAAAAATCAAGAACAAATATAAGGTAATTTCTACTGTACATAATGAATTCCAACGAGCTAGTGTATTGATGGGTTTGGCAGATAGGGTAATTGCAGTTAGTGAAGCTGTGAAAAATTCAATGATAGAACGTGGTATACCAGAGAATAAATTATGTGTGGTCAGAAATGGAACATTAGGAAGTCCACGCACTAGAAATATTACTGATTATCAACCCTTAAAATTAGAACATCCAGCGATCGCCACTGTAGCAGGAATGTATAAACGAAAAGGAGTTACTGAGTTAATCACTGCCTTTGAAAAAATTGCTGGAGAATTTCCCACAGCACATCTTTATTTAGTAGGAAATGGTCCTGATAAAGAGCTATTTATAGAACAAGCAAAATCAACTTCTGTCGCTGATCGAATTCACTTTGAAGGGTTTCAACCAGAACCACAACAATATCTTTTAGGTTGTGATATTTTCGTCCTTGCTTCTCACCGTGATCCATGTCCTTTGGTAATTTCTGAAGCGAGGGAAGCTGGTGCTGCTATTGTTGCTACCCAGGTAGATGGCATTCCAGAAGCTTTAGATTATGGCAAAGCTGGGGTTTTAGTTCCTAGTCACAATAGTCAAGCTTTAGCTGAAGCATTAAAAGATTTATTGAGTAATTCAGATATTTTACAAAAATGGAAATATAACGCTCAGGAAAATTTAGCAGAATTAAATGTTGCTCGTGTAAATAGGGAAGTTTTATCAATTTATCACGATTTATTCAATTAG
- the rplS gene encoding 50S ribosomal protein L19: MNVQEIIRSIEAEHLKSDLPQIYVGDTVKVGVKIKEGTKYRVQPYEGVVISKRNGGINETITVRKVFQGVGVERVFLLHSPRIDNIKIVRRGKVRRAKLYYLRNLSGKATRIKQRFDRPL; encoded by the coding sequence ATGAACGTGCAAGAGATAATCCGCTCTATTGAAGCGGAACATTTAAAGTCCGACCTACCCCAAATTTATGTAGGCGATACAGTCAAAGTGGGGGTAAAAATCAAAGAAGGGACAAAATACCGCGTCCAACCCTATGAAGGCGTAGTGATCAGTAAACGTAACGGCGGCATTAACGAAACAATTACAGTTCGCAAAGTTTTCCAAGGTGTCGGTGTTGAGCGAGTGTTTTTATTACATTCACCCCGCATTGACAACATCAAAATTGTGCGTCGAGGTAAGGTAAGACGGGCTAAACTTTACTATCTCAGAAATCTATCTGGTAAAGCGACCCGGATTAAACAACGGTTTGACCGCCCTTTGTAA
- a CDS encoding efflux RND transporter permease subunit: MQTKNNGFSISNISIRQHIGTLMLTLAVIVIGVFFIIRLPVDLLPSITYPRIGLRIEAPGISPEVAVDEITKQLEESFSATEGVIQVFSQTREGRISLDLYFQPGGDIDQALNDATATLNRARNRLPDTIEEPRLFKFDPSQLPVYEFAITSPSLKDVDLRVFAEEELARELNVVPGVAVVDVSGGVQEEVRVNIDLDRLQSLGVGLTDVLNELQARNQDISGGRLLGANSEPLTRTVGRFKNAQEINDISFEVSTPNSNIKNRVYLRDFAQVIDGSEQQRVYVLLNGEQAVKVSIQKQPDANTVSVVDAVKKRLQELQQAGVIPAASILTPTLDESIFIRNSLANVTTSGLIGSGLAAIAVLLFLGSIRQTLIIVLAIPLASLTAIILMGFFGLSLNIFSLGGLALGVGIVVDNSIVMLENIAEGINRKKRQNQSSKLSTSIVIEQAAESSQEVESALLASTSTNLVAVLPFLLIGGFISLIFNELILTISFSVAASILIAVTVVPTLTSRLLALPISSSLNDTWFFRAFNRRFDAATKLYSNFLSGILSWRLLTIVIAIAFFGGGSWWISPQLTQEILPQINTGQVSLFAQFPPGTPLETNQKVMQVVDKILLQQPETEYAFSTIGGFLFGSNSTANSLRSSSTITLKPNTDIDAFVERVTQEFNQLNLVDIRLRLSPGRVRGLILSNSPIRGADVDIMLQGNDTNTLEQAGQDLLATLDEKVTSLRFRPDADPRQPEIQILPDWERVANLGLNTKEIGDTIQTAITGSVPTQIQRNNRLVDVRVELNDASVQTVSQLERLPLFVEGNQQVRLSDVAKIAEGKAPGEIQRINQRQVYLIAGSLAEGASLSQAFAEVNQVLEDVDFPEGVSLLPSTTAASNQQIQKSLQTLGGLAIFLVFVVMAVQYNSLVDPLVIIFTIPLALAGGIFGLYITETAVGATVIVGAVLLVGIVVNNAIIMVELANQIREKEKVDRRTAILKAAPQRLRPILMTTITTVLGMFPLALGIGEGSELLQPLGVVVFSGLSLATLLTLFIIPCFYTLLHDVVGGNWAKPVVIRLRIWKKNFTKA; encoded by the coding sequence ATGCAAACAAAAAACAACGGATTTAGTATTAGCAACATTTCAATTCGTCAGCATATTGGTACTTTAATGCTGACCTTGGCTGTAATTGTCATTGGTGTATTTTTCATTATTCGTTTACCTGTAGATTTACTACCATCAATTACCTATCCCCGGATTGGGTTGCGAATAGAAGCACCAGGAATTTCCCCAGAAGTAGCAGTTGATGAAATCACCAAACAATTAGAAGAATCTTTTTCAGCCACAGAAGGAGTAATTCAAGTTTTTTCCCAAACCCGTGAAGGCAGAATTAGTTTAGATTTGTACTTTCAACCAGGAGGAGATATTGATCAAGCCTTAAATGATGCTACAGCAACCTTAAACCGAGCCAGAAACAGATTACCAGATACTATCGAAGAACCACGGTTATTCAAATTTGATCCTTCTCAATTACCGGTTTATGAATTTGCTATCACTTCACCTAGTTTAAAAGATGTTGATTTACGAGTTTTTGCCGAAGAAGAATTAGCTCGTGAATTAAATGTTGTCCCAGGAGTTGCCGTGGTAGATGTATCAGGAGGAGTACAAGAAGAAGTTAGAGTCAATATTGATTTAGATCGTCTCCAATCCCTGGGAGTTGGTTTAACTGATGTCTTAAACGAACTACAAGCGCGCAACCAAGATATATCCGGTGGTAGACTTTTAGGTGCAAATTCTGAACCATTAACCAGGACAGTTGGACGGTTCAAAAATGCCCAAGAAATTAATGATATTTCCTTTGAAGTTTCCACTCCTAATTCTAATATCAAAAACCGTGTTTATTTACGTGACTTTGCTCAAGTCATTGATGGTTCAGAACAACAAAGAGTATATGTTTTATTGAATGGTGAACAAGCCGTAAAAGTTAGTATTCAAAAACAGCCAGATGCTAATACTGTCAGCGTTGTAGATGCAGTTAAGAAACGTTTGCAGGAACTACAACAAGCTGGAGTAATTCCTGCCGCATCAATTCTGACTCCTACCTTAGATGAATCAATATTTATTCGCAATTCCCTAGCGAATGTTACTACTTCTGGTTTAATTGGTTCTGGTTTAGCAGCAATAGCAGTTTTATTGTTTCTCGGTTCTATTCGCCAAACTTTAATTATCGTTCTAGCCATTCCCTTAGCATCATTAACAGCTATTATTCTCATGGGATTTTTTGGCTTATCCCTAAATATTTTTAGCTTAGGTGGTTTAGCTTTGGGTGTAGGAATAGTAGTTGATAATTCCATCGTCATGCTAGAAAATATTGCCGAGGGAATTAATAGAAAAAAACGACAAAATCAGTCATCAAAACTATCAACATCAATAGTTATTGAACAAGCAGCAGAAAGTAGTCAGGAAGTTGAATCAGCATTACTAGCTTCCACAAGTACAAACTTGGTAGCAGTATTACCATTTTTGCTAATTGGTGGTTTTATTTCCCTAATATTTAACGAATTAATTCTCACCATTAGTTTTTCAGTAGCAGCATCAATTTTAATTGCCGTTACCGTTGTTCCTACGCTGACATCACGGCTATTAGCTTTACCAATTTCCAGTTCATTAAATGACACCTGGTTTTTTCGGGCATTTAACCGTCGTTTCGATGCAGCCACTAAATTATACAGCAACTTTTTATCAGGAATATTAAGTTGGCGGTTATTAACAATTGTAATTGCGATCGCCTTTTTTGGTGGTGGTAGTTGGTGGATATCCCCTCAACTGACCCAAGAAATTTTGCCCCAAATAAATACTGGACAAGTTAGTTTATTTGCACAATTCCCTCCAGGAACACCCTTAGAAACAAACCAAAAAGTTATGCAGGTTGTAGATAAAATCCTGCTGCAACAACCAGAAACAGAATATGCCTTTTCTACCATTGGTGGCTTTTTATTTGGTAGTAATAGTACAGCCAATTCCTTGCGGAGTTCTAGCACCATTACCCTGAAACCAAACACAGACATAGATGCTTTTGTTGAGCGTGTCACTCAGGAATTTAATCAACTCAACCTAGTAGATATTCGTCTACGTTTAAGTCCTGGAAGAGTCAGGGGTTTAATTCTTAGTAACTCACCCATCCGGGGTGCTGATGTGGACATCATGTTACAAGGGAATGACACTAATACTTTAGAACAAGCAGGACAGGATTTATTAGCAACTTTAGACGAGAAAGTTACCTCACTCAGATTTCGTCCTGATGCTGATCCGCGTCAACCAGAAATACAAATTTTACCTGACTGGGAAAGGGTCGCAAATTTAGGTTTAAATACCAAAGAAATCGGTGATACGATTCAAACAGCAATTACGGGAAGTGTACCCACCCAAATCCAAAGAAATAATCGTTTAGTAGATGTCAGAGTTGAATTAAATGATGCTTCAGTACAAACAGTCTCCCAACTAGAAAGATTACCTTTATTTGTAGAAGGAAATCAACAAGTTCGTTTAAGTGATGTGGCAAAAATTGCTGAAGGTAAAGCACCAGGAGAAATTCAACGTATTAACCAGCGACAAGTATATCTAATTGCTGGTAGTTTAGCTGAGGGAGCAAGTTTAAGTCAGGCCTTTGCAGAAGTTAATCAAGTCCTGGAAGATGTGGACTTTCCTGAAGGTGTGAGTCTTTTACCTAGTACCACAGCAGCATCAAATCAACAAATCCAAAAATCTCTCCAAACATTGGGGGGTTTAGCGATATTTTTAGTATTTGTAGTCATGGCAGTACAATACAATTCATTGGTTGATCCGCTAGTGATTATATTTACTATTCCCCTAGCTTTAGCCGGCGGTATTTTTGGTCTTTACATCACAGAAACTGCTGTTGGTGCAACTGTCATTGTTGGCGCTGTTTTATTGGTAGGTATTGTAGTTAATAACGCTATTATTATGGTGGAATTAGCTAATCAAATTCGGGAAAAAGAAAAAGTTGACCGTCGTACCGCTATTTTGAAAGCAGCACCTCAGCGTTTGCGTCCTATTCTAATGACAACAATTACTACAGTCTTAGGGATGTTTCCCCTAGCTTTAGGTATTGGAGAAGGTTCAGAACTTTTACAACCTTTAGGTGTTGTGGTATTTTCCGGTTTGTCTTTAGCAACATTACTAACTCTCTTTATTATCCCCTGCTTTTATACTCTCCTCCATGATGTTGTTGGTGGGAATTGGGCAAAACCTGTAGTGATTAGATTACGTATTTGGAAGAAAAATTTCACAAAGGCATAA
- the nusG gene encoding transcription termination/antitermination protein NusG yields the protein MNSATDEPRDALHSEEALGTAQKESRWYAVQVASGCEKRVKTNLEQRIQTFDVADQIIAVEIPHTPTVKLRKDGKRQPAEEKVFPGYVLVRMIMSDDTWQVVRNTTHVINFVGAEQKRGSGRGRGHVKPVPLSHSEVERIFKQTTEQEPVVKIDMATGDKIIVLSGPFKDFEGEVIEVSPERSKLKALLSIFGRDTPVELEFNQVEKQS from the coding sequence ATGAATTCTGCAACAGACGAACCACGAGATGCTTTACACTCAGAGGAAGCACTGGGAACAGCGCAGAAAGAATCACGCTGGTATGCCGTGCAAGTAGCCTCTGGCTGTGAAAAGCGTGTCAAAACAAATTTAGAGCAGCGCATCCAAACTTTCGATGTAGCTGACCAAATCATCGCCGTGGAAATTCCCCACACACCAACGGTTAAACTCCGTAAAGATGGTAAACGTCAGCCAGCAGAGGAAAAAGTTTTTCCTGGATATGTGCTAGTACGGATGATAATGAGTGATGATACATGGCAAGTAGTGAGAAACACTACCCATGTGATAAACTTTGTAGGCGCAGAGCAGAAGCGTGGTAGCGGCCGTGGTCGTGGTCACGTGAAGCCAGTACCTTTGAGTCACTCAGAAGTAGAACGTATATTCAAACAAACGACAGAACAAGAGCCAGTAGTCAAAATTGATATGGCTACAGGTGATAAAATAATAGTTCTTTCTGGTCCGTTTAAGGATTTTGAGGGTGAAGTGATTGAAGTTTCGCCAGAACGGAGTAAACTAAAAGCTCTACTCTCGATTTTCGGACGAGATACACCAGTAGAATTGGAATTTAATCAGGTAGAAAAACAGAGCTAA
- a CDS encoding CAP family protein, with translation MTHLFTRITSTVLTTVALTIAASTNLNSQVTAQNTGFATEILNAHNKYRKEVNVPALKWSNTLANNAQQWANNLAAKGGNLQHSQNTGQGENLWGGTAGAYSYTQMVDSWGSEKRYFVNGTFPNVSSTGNWYDVGHYTQMIWRNTTSVGCGVARGSGKDILVCRYSPPGNYQGQKVY, from the coding sequence ATGACACACTTATTCACAAGAATTACCTCTACTGTTTTAACAACAGTCGCTCTCACCATAGCCGCATCTACAAATCTAAATTCACAAGTAACAGCCCAAAATACTGGCTTTGCTACAGAAATTCTCAATGCACACAATAAATATCGCAAAGAAGTTAATGTTCCTGCCCTAAAATGGTCTAATACCTTAGCAAATAATGCTCAACAATGGGCAAATAACCTAGCTGCCAAAGGTGGAAATTTACAACATAGTCAAAATACTGGCCAGGGTGAAAACCTCTGGGGTGGTACTGCTGGTGCTTATAGTTATACACAAATGGTTGATAGTTGGGGTAGTGAAAAACGGTATTTTGTGAATGGGACTTTTCCTAATGTCAGTTCTACCGGTAACTGGTATGATGTTGGTCACTATACCCAAATGATTTGGCGGAATACTACATCCGTGGGTTGTGGTGTTGCCCGTGGTAGTGGTAAAGATATTTTAGTTTGTCGTTATAGTCCTCCAGGCAACTATCAAGGACAAAAAGTGTATTAA
- a CDS encoding recombinase family protein, with product MKIIAYSYTNPLLETSPNQNIWGWEIDQIYQDLGKRTQLQQLINDCKKQPANYLLIRRLEELGDNLEQVNNYLNQLEAMGVIVIATEQEYTSESAKFRVELLNLLQEVQRQQRSRSIRQGHAKSRLEASPPPGKVPYGYRRSKGKYLIDRSISPIVKDFFDNFLLYGSLRGAVRFLAKKYNKKISVTTGKRWLINPVYRGDTAYQNGEIISNTHTGIISKEEAAQIDRLLRRNSRLPSRTASAPHSLAGLVFCSQCQSRMNVTRVTQRYQNQEYLYLRNPQCPQNPKCRAIPYPDILEKTIEIICRDLPVAVSGINFPQLDTIKNSLNDKITKQQSILEQLPNLIETGVLDAETAKLRSYKLRTEISQLQAKLAILPPVNLRSVAEAVSIPQFWLDLSEVERRFYLREFIRQIDIIREGKEWILQVIFIF from the coding sequence ATGAAAATCATTGCTTACAGTTACACAAATCCCCTGTTAGAAACATCTCCCAATCAAAATATTTGGGGTTGGGAGATAGATCAAATTTATCAAGATTTAGGAAAGAGAACACAGTTACAACAATTAATTAATGATTGCAAAAAACAACCTGCCAATTATTTACTAATTCGTCGTTTAGAAGAATTGGGAGATAATTTAGAACAGGTAAATAATTACCTTAACCAATTAGAAGCAATGGGGGTAATAGTCATTGCAACAGAACAAGAATATACTTCTGAATCTGCAAAATTTCGGGTTGAATTATTAAATTTACTGCAAGAAGTTCAGCGTCAACAACGTAGTCGCAGCATCCGTCAAGGACACGCAAAAAGTCGTTTAGAAGCCTCACCACCACCGGGTAAAGTTCCCTATGGCTACCGCAGAAGTAAAGGAAAATATCTAATTGATAGAAGTATTTCGCCGATAGTTAAAGATTTTTTTGATAACTTTTTACTTTATGGTTCTTTGCGTGGTGCTGTGCGTTTTTTAGCTAAAAAATATAATAAAAAAATTTCTGTGACTACCGGAAAACGTTGGTTAATAAATCCCGTTTATCGTGGTGATACAGCCTATCAAAATGGGGAAATTATTTCTAATACTCATACAGGTATTATTTCTAAGGAAGAAGCAGCACAAATAGATAGGCTTTTACGTCGCAATAGTCGTTTACCCTCTCGAACTGCCAGCGCACCTCATTCTTTAGCTGGTTTGGTTTTTTGTAGTCAATGTCAATCTCGAATGAATGTTACTCGTGTAACTCAACGTTATCAAAATCAGGAATATTTATATTTACGAAATCCTCAATGTCCCCAAAATCCTAAATGTCGTGCTATTCCCTATCCAGATATTTTAGAAAAAACCATAGAAATTATTTGTCGAGATTTACCTGTAGCAGTATCAGGAATAAATTTTCCGCAGTTGGATACAATAAAAAATAGTCTCAATGATAAAATTACCAAGCAACAAAGTATTCTGGAACAATTACCAAATTTAATAGAAACTGGGGTTTTAGATGCAGAAACAGCAAAGTTAAGGTCTTATAAACTCCGTACAGAAATTTCTCAATTGCAAGCTAAGTTAGCTATTCTTCCGCCTGTTAATTTGCGTTCTGTAGCTGAAGCTGTTTCTATTCCCCAGTTTTGGTTAGATTTATCAGAAGTAGAACGGCGTTTTTATCTACGAGAATTTATCCGTCAAATAGATATTATACGCGAGGGTAAAGAGTGGATTTTACAGGTAATTTTTATTTTTTAG
- the secE gene encoding preprotein translocase subunit SecE: MAKKNEAEIPATGNGFSLNNFFQGSKEELDKVVWPSRKQLVSESAAVLLMVTLSASLIYLVDGLFAWAAKQVF, from the coding sequence GTGGCCAAAAAAAATGAAGCAGAAATTCCAGCAACCGGAAATGGGTTTAGCTTAAACAACTTCTTCCAAGGCTCAAAAGAAGAACTTGACAAAGTTGTTTGGCCTAGTCGGAAGCAGTTGGTGAGCGAATCAGCTGCTGTTTTATTAATGGTGACACTCTCCGCATCTTTGATTTATTTGGTAGATGGATTGTTTGCTTGGGCAGCGAAACAGGTATTCTGA
- a CDS encoding efflux RND transporter periplasmic adaptor subunit has translation MVFDQKKFQKLVKKSTPKVSKPVINSHRLLMFPIVLIALLTASCGSLPKESAEAQSRRPGGRNPGNSVTAVDVAIARTKALTNPADYIGNTTPFRTVSVRSQVEGRLIALNLDIGDTVKRGQVISQLDDVLLQTSLQQAEAEKATSQSEVARAKTQVSNAQAEVEKARLELLQAQSDSQRQQKLFKEGAISEQTAQQAKTTAQTSQKALQATIERVRTEKQAVEAAQGRVFAQQAIVKAAKERLSYSRLISPITGVVAEKITEPGNLLQPGNEVIKIADLSRIKVIVQVSELELGKIQVGQSVQVRLDAFPDQNIIGRVARISPTADPIARLIPVEVVIPNSGGKIGSGLLARVNFTTETPERVVVSEAAINSKARETQTEMNTGKIFIVQEQGGKTTVQERSVTLGKKADDKVEILSGLQPGERYIVRSSKSLKDGETVKLSILSEKKVDSK, from the coding sequence ATGGTTTTTGACCAAAAAAAATTCCAAAAACTGGTGAAAAAATCAACTCCTAAAGTTTCTAAACCAGTCATAAACAGTCATAGATTATTGATGTTTCCTATAGTGCTAATAGCGCTACTAACAGCCAGTTGTGGTTCATTACCAAAAGAATCAGCCGAAGCACAATCTAGAAGACCTGGTGGCAGAAATCCGGGTAATAGTGTAACTGCTGTAGACGTAGCGATCGCTCGTACCAAAGCATTAACAAACCCAGCAGATTACATCGGTAACACCACACCATTTCGGACTGTTTCCGTGCGATCGCAAGTAGAAGGAAGATTAATCGCCTTAAACCTAGACATCGGTGATACCGTCAAACGAGGACAAGTCATCAGTCAGTTAGATGATGTGTTATTACAAACATCACTACAACAAGCAGAAGCGGAAAAAGCCACAAGTCAATCGGAAGTAGCCAGAGCAAAAACCCAAGTTAGCAACGCTCAAGCAGAAGTAGAAAAAGCCAGACTAGAACTACTGCAAGCACAATCAGACTCCCAAAGACAGCAAAAACTCTTCAAAGAAGGAGCAATCTCCGAACAAACCGCCCAACAAGCCAAAACCACAGCCCAAACCAGCCAAAAAGCTCTACAAGCAACCATCGAACGAGTTAGAACCGAAAAACAAGCTGTAGAGGCAGCCCAAGGAAGAGTCTTTGCTCAACAAGCAATAGTTAAAGCAGCAAAAGAACGACTTTCCTACTCCCGTTTAATCTCCCCCATCACTGGAGTAGTCGCAGAAAAAATCACAGAACCTGGTAATCTCCTACAACCAGGAAACGAAGTCATCAAAATTGCTGACTTGAGCAGAATTAAAGTTATTGTTCAAGTTTCCGAATTAGAACTAGGCAAAATTCAAGTAGGGCAATCTGTACAAGTGCGTTTAGATGCCTTCCCAGATCAAAACATCATTGGGAGAGTAGCGCGTATTTCTCCCACAGCAGATCCTATAGCCCGTTTAATACCCGTAGAAGTAGTCATTCCCAACAGTGGGGGAAAAATTGGTAGTGGACTACTAGCAAGAGTCAACTTTACTACCGAAACACCAGAGCGAGTAGTGGTATCAGAGGCAGCAATTAACAGTAAAGCCAGAGAAACCCAAACAGAAATGAACACTGGCAAAATCTTTATAGTTCAAGAACAGGGTGGTAAAACCACAGTGCAAGAACGGTCTGTAACATTAGGGAAAAAAGCTGATGATAAAGTTGAAATCCTCTCAGGGTTACAACCAGGAGAACGTTATATTGTCCGTAGTAGTAAATCATTAAAAGACGGTGAAACTGTCAAATTATCAATTTTGTCAGAAAAGAAAGTTGACAGTAAATAA
- a CDS encoding VOC family protein, with translation MQITQSLHTAILITNLEQSEHFYGTILGLSKIDRTLKYPGAWYQLGNYQIHLIVSSSVPTENQNEKWGRNPHIAFSVVDLETAKTELQNQNYPFQASASGRAAIFTKDPDGNIIELSQQ, from the coding sequence ATGCAAATTACCCAAAGTCTCCACACGGCTATTCTCATCACCAACTTAGAACAATCAGAACACTTTTATGGCACAATATTAGGACTATCAAAAATTGACCGCACCCTCAAATATCCCGGTGCATGGTATCAACTTGGTAATTATCAAATACATTTAATAGTTTCCTCATCTGTCCCCACCGAAAACCAAAACGAAAAATGGGGACGTAACCCACACATTGCTTTTTCAGTTGTAGACTTAGAAACAGCAAAAACAGAATTACAAAATCAAAATTATCCCTTTCAAGCTAGTGCTTCCGGTCGTGCTGCCATCTTCACCAAAGACCCAGATGGCAATATCATTGAACTCAGTCAGCAATAA
- a CDS encoding glycosyltransferase family 39 protein, translating into MQEGSYIWSRLERQHHPVDKWIDGIWLIVLLLAAMLLFNINLGGMPLKDWDEGIVAQVAKEIWSAPAGSLGWLYPTLGGEPYQNQPPLMHWLVAWAYAWGGVNEWTTRLPGAMVTAFSVPLLYCIARELFRLRWAAIYSALIYLTMLPVVRHGRLAVVDGVTVTLLMIMMLCVLRSRRDLRYCLGIGISFGLVCLTKGVLGVFLGVIAVVFLFWDTPRLLASSYLWIGVFIGILPTLGWYLAQFLRYGYTSQIELGNQLLNQINTVAHGQPQPPWYYLMEILKSTWPWLIFFPQTLRFTWENRNLSWAKLIIVWTGVYLLLISLVNIKLPWYLFPIYPSFALAFGFYITQIENVRLFSSYPRTWVTGFAILAVVASAGSIYFSLGSIGNTDLQIIFAAVALTMTLAAILAERGDRQFLKILVWGSYVSLFLLMKSNYWVWEPEQAYAVKPVAAMIASANPTAEKIYTSFPYHRSSLNFYSDRTIIPVSDRDLKYYWQSEQKPYLLVDTSTLDTLNLESFQVVDQVAGWQLITKGIGNK; encoded by the coding sequence ATGCAAGAAGGAAGCTATATTTGGAGTCGTCTGGAAAGACAACATCACCCAGTTGATAAGTGGATTGATGGTATATGGCTGATAGTTTTACTATTGGCGGCTATGTTACTGTTTAATATCAATTTGGGGGGAATGCCTCTCAAAGACTGGGATGAGGGCATTGTGGCGCAGGTAGCTAAAGAAATTTGGAGCGCACCAGCAGGTTCTCTGGGTTGGCTTTACCCGACTTTGGGTGGTGAACCATACCAAAATCAGCCCCCTTTAATGCACTGGTTAGTGGCTTGGGCTTATGCCTGGGGTGGTGTAAATGAGTGGACGACTCGCCTCCCTGGGGCTATGGTTACGGCTTTTTCTGTACCTTTGTTATATTGCATTGCTAGGGAATTATTTCGCCTCCGTTGGGCAGCTATTTATAGTGCCTTAATTTATCTGACCATGCTACCTGTGGTGCGTCATGGCAGATTAGCAGTAGTAGACGGGGTAACAGTAACATTGTTAATGATCATGATGTTATGTGTTTTGCGATCGCGTCGAGATTTGCGTTACTGTCTGGGCATAGGTATTAGTTTTGGATTAGTTTGTCTAACTAAAGGTGTATTAGGTGTTTTTCTAGGGGTTATTGCTGTAGTTTTTCTGTTTTGGGATACACCAAGATTACTAGCTAGTTCCTATTTATGGATAGGAGTTTTCATCGGCATATTACCGACTTTAGGTTGGTATCTTGCCCAATTTTTACGTTATGGTTATACTTCTCAAATTGAGTTAGGTAATCAATTATTAAATCAAATTAATACTGTTGCTCATGGTCAACCTCAACCACCATGGTATTATTTGATGGAAATTCTCAAGTCTACATGGCCTTGGCTAATCTTTTTCCCGCAAACTTTGCGCTTCACCTGGGAAAATCGGAATCTTAGCTGGGCAAAATTGATTATAGTTTGGACTGGTGTCTATTTACTGCTGATTTCTTTAGTTAATATCAAATTACCTTGGTATTTATTCCCCATTTATCCTAGTTTTGCCTTGGCGTTTGGTTTTTATATCACCCAGATAGAAAATGTCCGTCTTTTTTCATCCTATCCCCGTACTTGGGTGACAGGTTTTGCAATTTTGGCTGTTGTAGCTTCTGCGGGGAGCATTTATTTTAGTTTGGGGAGCATAGGTAATACAGATTTACAAATAATTTTTGCCGCAGTAGCTTTAACTATGACTTTAGCCGCAATTTTGGCAGAACGAGGTGATAGACAATTTTTAAAGATTTTGGTTTGGGGAAGTTATGTTTCTCTGTTTTTGTTGATGAAATCAAATTATTGGGTTTGGGAACCAGAACAAGCTTATGCTGTTAAACCAGTGGCAGCAATGATAGCCAGTGCTAACCCTACCGCAGAGAAAATTTACACGTCTTTTCCCTACCATCGTTCATCTTTGAATTTTTACAGCGATCGCACCATTATTCCTGTTTCTGACCGAGACTTAAAATATTATTGGCAGTCTGAGCAAAAACCCTATCTTCTAGTTGATACTTCTACTTTAGATACTCTCAACCTCGAATCTTTTCAAGTAGTTGATCAAGTCGCAGGTTGGCAATTAATAACGAAGGGAATAGGCAATAAATAA